Genomic segment of Leuconostoc mesenteroides subsp. mesenteroides:
TAACCAAATTTTAAGAAAATAACTTCTTAAAAAACGGATAATAAGAGGATAAAGAATATTTGGAGAAAAAATATGCAACGTTCAGCAAAAATTGGTATTGGTGTAGCAGCAGTAGTCGTTATCGGTGGTGGTATTTATGCCGCAACCCAAAAGTCTTCTACTAAAAGTACAGGATACGCTGTGGCTTTGGTGACTGATGGTGGCGGTATTGATGACCGATCATTTAACCAATCAGCATGGGAGGGGTTGAAAGCTTACGGAAAGGCTAACAGCCTCGAACAAGGTAAAGGTGGCTATAACTATTTCTTAAGTTCAGATACTTCGGATATAAAAACGAATTTCCAAACTGCCGTTAAGGGTGGTTACAAATTAGTGTATGGTGTGGGATTCGTAGCTGCGCCTGCTCTTACAAGTGTTTCCAAGGCCAATCCTAAGACTAATTTTGCTATTATTGATTCAGTCGTAAATAACAAAAACGTAGCTTCATTGCTCTTCAAGTCAGAACAGTCATCCTATTTGGCAGGTGTTGCTGCGGCAAAACAAACAAAGTCAAAGACTGTTGGTTTTGTTGGTGGGATTCATAGTGATACAATTGATACTTTTGAAGCTGGTTTTAAAGCCGGTGTAAAAGACACAGACAGTAGTATTAAGGTCCTTACGCAGTACACAGATTCATTTTCAGATGCAGCCAAAGGAAAGACGATTGCGGCTTCAATGGTTGCAAATGGTGCTGATGTGATTTTCCAAGCTGCCGGTGGTGCGGGTAATGGTGTATTTGCCGAAGCTAAAGCTGAAAACCAAAAGTTAGCTGCAAATGCAGATAAAAAGGTTTGGGTAATCGGCGTTGATCGTGACCAAAAAACTGATGGTAACTATAAAGACAAAGACGGTAAAACTTCTAACTTTACTTTAGTATCTGCAGTTAAGCGTGTTGATAGTGCAGTTGAAGATATCGCAAATAAGGCGAAAAACGATAAGTTCCCCGGCGGAAAGACCATTACATATGGACTGAAGCAAAAAGGGGTAAGTTTATCAAAGGATTCAGCTTCAGATGATGTTTGGTCAGCAGTTCAAACGGCACAAAAGAAGATTATTAGTGGCAAAATTACTGTGCCAGTGCATCCTTAAAAAGGCATTACTTAAAGTAAAAAAATTATCGATGGATAAGTCGATAATTTTTTTGATTTGATATTGAATTCAAAAATAAAGAAGTGAGTTTCTGGCATATAGATTAATAACACAGCTGACAATGGTTTAACATTATGTTATCAACAAAATAACTGCATGTTATAATCAGGTGTTACATGTTTTTAGATTAAAAACTAACAATATCTGGTCTAACCATTCGTTTTTTTGTTATACTAAATGTATTATGAAAAAAATATGGATAATTCTCACAACGTTTGCAGTTAGTTTCATTGCAATGACTTCTGTAACAACAGTCAGCGCAGCGAAGCCAAACTACACTATCACAACAGATGCAACATACCCACCGTTTGATTTTCAAGATAGCAATAATCAATATACAGGTATTGATCAGGAAATTTTGAAAACTATTGCCAAACGTGAAGGGTTTACGTATACATTAAAACCTATGAGCTTCAATGCGGCAACACAATCAGTTACATCAGGTCAAGCTGATGGTATTATTGCTGGTATGTCAATTACTGACGAACGAAAAGAAGTGTTTGACTTTGGCACACCTTATTATAAATCAGGGATTGCATGGGCTGTGAAAAAGGGATCGAATATTAAATCACTCAATGATTTAAAAGGAAAAACCGTTGCCTTAAAGACAGGAACTGCCGGTGCTGACTATGCATTATCAGTTCAAA
This window contains:
- a CDS encoding BMP family ABC transporter substrate-binding protein, which translates into the protein MQRSAKIGIGVAAVVVIGGGIYAATQKSSTKSTGYAVALVTDGGGIDDRSFNQSAWEGLKAYGKANSLEQGKGGYNYFLSSDTSDIKTNFQTAVKGGYKLVYGVGFVAAPALTSVSKANPKTNFAIIDSVVNNKNVASLLFKSEQSSYLAGVAAAKQTKSKTVGFVGGIHSDTIDTFEAGFKAGVKDTDSSIKVLTQYTDSFSDAAKGKTIAASMVANGADVIFQAAGGAGNGVFAEAKAENQKLAANADKKVWVIGVDRDQKTDGNYKDKDGKTSNFTLVSAVKRVDSAVEDIANKAKNDKFPGGKTITYGLKQKGVSLSKDSASDDVWSAVQTAQKKIISGKITVPVHP